A window of Nomascus leucogenys isolate Asia chromosome X, Asia_NLE_v1, whole genome shotgun sequence contains these coding sequences:
- the CAPN6 gene encoding calpain-6, which yields MGPPLKLFKNQKYQELKQECIKDSRLFCDPTFLPENDSLFYNRLLPGKVVWKRPQDICDDPHLIVGNISNHQLTQGRLGHKPMVSAFSCLAVQESHWTKIIPNHKEQEWDPQKTDKYAGIFRFRFWHFGEWTEVVIDDLLPTINGDLVFSFSTSMNEFWNALLEKAYAKLLGCYEALDGLTITDIIVDFTGTLAETVDMQKGRYTELVEEKYKLFGELYKTFTKGGLICCSIESPNQEEQEVETDWGLLKGHTYTMTDIRKIRLGERLVEVFSAEKLYMVRLRNPLGRQEWSGPWSEISEEWQQLTAADRKNLGLVMSDDGEFWMSLEDFCRNFHKLNVCRNVNNPIFGRKELESVLGCWTVDDDPLMNRSGGCYNNRDTFLQNPQYIFTVPEDGHKVIMSLQQKDLRTYRRMGRPDNYIIGFELFKVEMNRKFRLHHLYIQERAGTSTYIDTRTVFLSKYLKKGNYVLVPTMFQHGRTSEFLLRIFSEVPVQLRELTLDMPKMSCWNLARGYPKVVTQITVHSAEDLEKKYANETVNPYLVIKCGKEEVRSPIQKNTVHAIFDTQAIFYRRTTDIPIIVQVWNSRKFCDQFLGQVTLDADPTDCRDLKSLYLRKKGGPTAKVKQGHISFKVISSDDLTEL from the exons GACATCTGTGATGACCCCCATCTGATTGTGGGCAACATTAGCAACCACCAGCTGACCCAAGGGAGACTGGGGCACAAGCCAATGGTTTCTGCATTTTCCTGTTTGGCTGTTCAGGAGTCTCATTGGACAAAG ATAATTCCCAATCATAAGGAACAGGAATGGGACCctcaaaaaacagataaatatgcTGGGATATTTCGCTTTCGTTTCTGGCATTTTGGAGAATGGACTGAAGTGGTGATTGATGACTTGTTGCCCACCATCAACGGAGATCTGGTCTTCTCTTTCTCCACCTCCATGAATGAGTTTTGGAATGCTCTGCTGGAAAAAGCTTATGCAAA GCTGCTAGGCTGTTATGAGGCCCTGGATGGTTTGACCATCACTGATATTATTGTGGACTTCACGGGCACATTGGCTGAAACTGTTGACATGCAGAAAGGAAGATACACTGAGCTTGTTGAGGAGAAGTACAAGCTATTCGGAGAACTGTACAAAACATTTACCAAAGGTGGTCTGATCTGCTGTTCCATTGAG TCTCCCAATCAGGAGGAGCAAGAAGTTGAAACTGATTGGGGTCTGCTGAAGGGCCATACCTACACCATGACTGATATTCGCAAAATTCGTCTTGGAGAGAGACTTGTGGAAGTCTTCAGTGCTGAGAAGCTGTATATGGTTCGCCTGAGAAACCCCTTGGGAAGACAGGAATGGAGTGGCCCCTGGAGTGAAAT TTCTGAAGAGTGGCAGCAACTGACTGCAGCAGATCGCAAGAACCTGGGGCTTGTTATGTCTGATGATGGAGAGTTTTG GATGAGCTTGGAGGACTTTTGCCGCAACTTTCACAAACTGAATGTCTGCCGCAATGTGAACAACCCTATTTTTGGCCGAAAGGAGCTGGAATCGGTGTTGGGATGCTGGACTGTGGATGATGATCCCCTGATGAACCGCTCAGGAGGCTGCTACAACAACCGTGATACCTTCCTGCAGAATCCCCAG TACATCTTCACTGTGCCTGAGGATGGGCACAAGGTCATTATGTCACTGCAGCAGAAGGACCTGCGCACTTACCGCCGAATGGGAAGACCTGACAATTACATCATTGGCTTTGAGCTCTTCAAG GTGGAGATGAACCGCAAATTCCGCCTCCACCACCTCTACATCCAGGAGCGTGCTGGGACTTCCACCTATATTGACACCCGCACAGTGTTTCTGAGCAAATACCTGAAGAAGGGCAACTATGTGCTTGTCCCAACCATGTTCCAGCATGGCCGCACCAGCGAGTTTCTCCTGAGAATCTTCTCTGAAGTGCCTGTCCAGCTCAG GGAACTGACTCTGGACATGCCCAAAATGTCCTGCTGGAACCTGGCTCGTGGCTACCCGAAAGTAGTTACTCAGATCACTGTTCACAGTGCTGAGGACCTGGAGAAGAAGTATGCCAATGAAA CTGTAAACCCATATTTGGTCATCAAATGTGGAAAGGAGGAAGTCCGTTCTCCTATCCAGAAGAATACAGTTCATGCCATTTTTGACACCCAggccattttctacagaaggaccACTGACATTCCTATTATAGTACAG GTCTGGAACAGCCGAAAATTCTGTGATCAGTTCTTGGGGCAGGTTACTCTGGATGCTGACCCCACTGACTGCCGTGATCTGAAGTCTCTGTACCTGCGTAAGAAGGGTGGTCCAACTGCCAAAGTCAAGCAAGGCCACATCAGTTTCAAGGTTATTTCCAGCGATGATCTCACTGAGCTCTAA